The genomic window ACTAATTTTACTATGTATTtcgctgtttttgtttgtttgagcgatttggtaaaaaaacaacatgaaaactcCATTGTAGCGATAAATGTATAATTATGTAGTGTAGCGTAAGCAGTGAAAGAGTGTTTAGTCGTAGATTTTGTTTATGCATGTGTACATCTGAAATCCTGACCTGAGTATGCAATACATTttacagaaaacaaacaagtgatagtttgcttttgttttattattttttcagTATTTAATCTGATCCGAATTTAATAATACACCATTTAATATAGCGCAATACACTGTACTCTAAACTAAAGTTAAAACTGAAAGCATAAATTaatataaggcctaaaaaaaaaataggtgtggttacggtaacccgacctaccctatttttaggggccaaccctataactttttattacatttgtcaaaaaaaaagaaacacacacaagaaaccgagtgcaaaaaacgccatgaaagcgaaagcgcccgagtcgcacacttatttccctgtcaagtaggtttaatttgtacacattaaaaaaaagattaaaaaaaaaattgcctaccttcctaccctattttttttggctatgttaccgtaaccacacctatttttttgttgttgcctaaaCACAAAAAATAGTTCACAATAAAGCACTTTACAACTGCATCACAGGGACTCTTGGACCGAAAACCAGGGCAAAAATCTGTCCACATGGACATGTTGTTATTCACAGGATTGTTGCTATTCGTAGGTGTGCTGTTcacaggtttcactgtacatgTAGTACGTTTCAAGGCTGGGCTCCAGTATATTTTGTCTGGGTACGAGTCACGGCTACTGGTTCTGGTGCATGATCAAAGTCTAGTGTGCTTTCCAGACAACGCTTCTGATTTTACCGACACAGTGGTTTCTCAAGATTACACAAAGCCGCAGCTACAGTGACACACATGTGGACCAGAGGATTCAGGGGTGCTGGAATGGTCTCGCTAAGAAGCCGAAACTGCTTAAGACGGCCGATGGCCCGCTCTACGTGGATTCGAACAGCAGCTATCCTACGCGTTTTTGTCACTGCTGATTTTGCCATTTGTCTGCCATGAGCAAAGGGTGGGATGTTTAGGGTGGCTTTACGCAGCGTGACAAGGTCCCTAATTAGAAAACCCCTGTCGGCCATTACATCATCTCCAGCCTCTAGCATCTCCAGAAAACCAGACAtctcaacaatttttctgtcaGATATGGACCCTGTCCATATATCAGACACAAAACTAAATGCCCCACGCGGTGTAACGCCAACAAGACACTTAGCGGTATTCCTGTGTTTGTAACTGGAATAAGTTTTTCTCTGCACCGAAGGTAGTGAGGGTTTCTGAAGCTGAAACTCTGTGCAATCAATAATCACACGTGTTTTGGGGAAAAATCTAAATGCTCGAGGCAGTCTGGAAAGAACACGTGCTCGTGTTGGCCATTTGATCAGAAAGCAAAGTTCCCGTGATAGCATATGAATCCACGTAATGAAAATCCTGCTTACCAATGATGAGGACACACCCATCAAGTCACTCAGCATGTTTACCTCTAGTGCACGTCGAAGACGCACCAAGACAACAAGAAGTTCTTCCTTTAAAGTCAGAAGTCTCTGTGTCCCCGTCTGGTCTCGGCGGTTGGGGACAACGCCATCAGGGCCAGTCTCTTCACCCCTCCAGTATGTCATCCTGGAGGCAACATTACTGACAAAGTTAAGAAGAAGTCCAAACCCCACCACAGTGAGACCCGTGTAAAATTTACACGTCTGGTCATCCCTGAACACGCTAGCTTTGAACAAGGTCCTTTTCAGCTGTTTGAGACTGCCCATGAGATCGTCATCGCTGAGTTCATTAAAAACAACATCGCCTGCACTAAATCTCGGTGAAGATGTCAGGTCGGTCTGTGTTCCTGTTGTTGTCATCAGCTGCTTCTTGAGGTTTGGTTCCCTTTGCAGCACGTGTCGCAAGAGAAATGGTGTCCTTGGAGCTGCTCTGTTGATGGGCTCCTTGGTTGGTGTGACATTCTGTTCCTGGTATGACGTGACATCACTTACTTGCTCCCCTTGTCCAGCAGTGGCACTGGTATTACTGGTCACCACAGgttctgaacacacacaaaacaaagaacaactATGATTATCATGCAATATATGACTAGGCCTATTGAACGAACTGACACTGACTTGCCACAGTGCACAATCGCAGCGGCAgttcacagtaaaaaaaaacaagaggcgaagccttcaaggctcacgtaagaaatcgacaaacagtaacacaaactcaatcactccgtcacacatacacacacacacagtaagcataggtgacactgtgcaagaaagtgcgactctagatctgtctgcatgtagcctacttacagggacacgactgccaactagtctcggcccgctcaaaataccagacatacacacacacatacatacatacaatgatacatacatacgcacgcacgcacgcacgcacgcacagacagacaaaagttagcatcgcataggctacttttacgtgagccaaaaagaggACAGTTTGACTTTGTTTTTCTCCTCGGAAAGGTTAGTCCTAGGCTAATCTGTGTTGATCATGGGTTTTCTTGAAAATCACTAACTATTTGACGGCCCCATTTGAGCATACTAATTTATACAGGCcttcaaacaaacacagacaaataaTAGATGCCATATAATCCTGACCTGTCGGTGAAAGCACTGCAGATGATTCAGATCTGGACTTCTTGCTGCTAAAAACACCGATGTCACTGGCAGTAGGCCTACCAGTCACCACAGATtctgaaaacacacaaaacaaagaacaaccATAAACATCATGCAATATGAAATACCCTAAATAAACTGCCATTAACTCGCAAATGTGGACTAACCTAGCATGCTAGTAAACAGTTATGAAATTAATACAGAAAAATAAAAGCCTCACCTGTCGGTGTGAGCACTGCAGACGGGTTTGATCTGGCCGGTTTCTTGCTGCCAGAAGCTCTGGCATACTGTCGTTCTTTAGGGCATGgccgcttttttttcttttcaaatgcTATTTTTTCCACTTCTGATGCCAGAGCTGGTACTGGATCAGGATGAATTGGCGTTGGTCCATTCCCCGCTACAAAATGTTTGGAACAAATATAGGTGTCTTTCGTCACGGAATCCTCGGTGAAACAACCGGCGCCTTCTGCTGGCCGGCCGCACGCTCTCACCCACCGTTTACATTTCTCTTTATCCTTTCTTGGCTGAGGAAAATAAATGAAAGCGACTCCTTCCATCTTCGGCCGGCCATAATGCCTTGAGTCGCTTTTGCACAGTCCATACGCACACGTTTTGTTGACCATCTCTTACCGCCCGCCACGACACTTTGCCCGAAAGCGGAAGTGGAAGGTCAACTCTCAAGGCCGCGGAAAGAGGCCTATTGAAGCGGAGGCTGAACAATATCGCACAGTTGTGTGAcccaagacaaaaaacaaacggCCCAAGTTCAACTAAATGAGCTATGGTaagaaaattttga from Littorina saxatilis isolate snail1 linkage group LG4, US_GU_Lsax_2.0, whole genome shotgun sequence includes these protein-coding regions:
- the LOC138964002 gene encoding uncharacterized protein yields the protein MVNKTCAYGLCKSDSRHYGRPKMEGVAFIYFPQPRKDKEKCKRWVRACGRPAEGAGCFTEDSVTKDTYICSKHFVAGNGPTPIHPDPVPALASEVEKIAFEKKKKRPCPKERQYARASGSKKPARSNPSAVLTPTESVVTGRPTASDIGVFSSKKSRSESSAVLSPTEPVVTSNTSATAGQGEQVSDVTSYQEQNVTPTKEPINRAAPRTPFLLRHVLQREPNLKKQLMTTTGTQTDLTSSPRFSAGDVVFNELSDDDLMGSLKQLKRTLFKASVFRDDQTCKFYTGLTVVGFGLLLNFVSNVASRMTYWRGEETGPDGVVPNRRDQTGTQRLLTLKEELLVVLVRLRRALEVNMLSDLMGVSSSLVSRIFITWIHMLSRELCFLIKWPTRARVLSRLPRAFRFFPKTRVIIDCTEFQLQKPSLPSVQRKTYSSYKHRNTAKCLVGVTPRGAFSFVSDIWTGSISDRKIVEMSGFLEMLEAGDDVMADRGFLIRDLVTLRKATLNIPPFAHGRQMAKSAVTKTRRIAAVRIHVERAIGRLKQFRLLSETIPAPLNPLVHMCVTVAAALCNLEKPLCR